From the genome of Streptomyces sp. NBC_01317, one region includes:
- a CDS encoding SWIM zinc finger family protein yields MTAPRAVRQDDRRRTFPALPPRPGDAAARAFESGFATTWWGNAWVESMEDTALDPARLSRGRVYAGGGHVDAITVTPGRVTAYVRGSRPRPYRTEIRLRTLDDGDWEDLLDAAAARPDHIAALLDKEMPHALAATADLLPAGGDLTPDCSCPDDGYPCKHAAALCYQTARLLDKDPFVLFLMRGRGELEVLADLTRRNATRSAAERTAAAPPMPMVPAATALAARTLPALPPPFPTPDRPGRPPAYPQAPGAPDPLALDLLASEAAARAHTFLTTGLDPVGALTPWQDAVRLAAAHPGSGLTASTRALYRDLGAGTDHTPTDLARAVAAWRQGGLAGLAALEEPWDPPAGPFDRARPALAAADHPHFRPWRNRLSTSSLQLRFGRDGLWYGYESDRDREDWWPRGTPDTDPVGALTTLLGR; encoded by the coding sequence ATGACGGCCCCGCGCGCCGTGCGCCAGGACGACCGCCGCCGTACGTTCCCCGCGCTGCCCCCGCGCCCCGGCGACGCGGCCGCGCGTGCCTTCGAGAGCGGGTTCGCGACCACCTGGTGGGGCAACGCCTGGGTGGAGTCGATGGAGGACACCGCCCTGGACCCGGCCCGCCTGAGCCGCGGCCGGGTGTACGCGGGCGGCGGCCACGTCGACGCGATCACCGTCACCCCCGGCCGTGTCACCGCCTACGTACGCGGTTCCAGGCCCCGCCCGTACCGTACGGAAATCCGGCTGCGCACCCTGGACGACGGGGATTGGGAAGACCTCCTCGACGCGGCGGCGGCCCGCCCCGACCACATCGCGGCCCTCCTCGACAAGGAGATGCCCCACGCCCTCGCGGCCACGGCCGACCTGCTCCCGGCCGGGGGCGACCTCACCCCGGACTGCTCCTGCCCGGACGACGGCTACCCGTGCAAACACGCGGCCGCCCTCTGCTACCAGACGGCCCGACTCCTGGACAAGGACCCCTTCGTCCTGTTCCTGATGCGCGGGCGCGGCGAGCTGGAGGTCCTGGCCGACCTGACCCGCCGCAACGCGACCCGCTCGGCCGCCGAGCGGACCGCCGCGGCGCCGCCGATGCCCATGGTCCCGGCGGCCACCGCCCTCGCCGCCCGTACGCTCCCCGCGCTCCCGCCGCCGTTCCCCACCCCGGACCGCCCCGGGCGCCCGCCCGCCTACCCGCAGGCCCCGGGCGCCCCCGACCCGCTCGCGCTCGACCTCCTCGCCTCGGAGGCGGCGGCCCGCGCGCACACGTTCCTCACCACCGGTCTCGACCCGGTCGGCGCGCTCACCCCCTGGCAGGACGCGGTACGGCTGGCCGCCGCGCACCCGGGCTCGGGGCTGACCGCCTCCACCCGCGCCCTCTACCGCGACCTCGGCGCCGGGACGGACCACACCCCCACCGACCTGGCCCGCGCGGTCGCGGCCTGGCGCCAGGGCGGTCTCGCGGGCCTCGCCGCCCTGGAAGAGCCCTGGGACCCGCCGGCCGGCCCCTTCGACCGCGCCCGCCCGGCCCTCGCCGCCGCCGACCACCCCCACTTCCGACCCTGGCGCAATCGCCTCTCCACCTCGTCTCTCCAACTGCGCTTCGGCCGCGACGGTCTCTGGTACGGCTACGAGTCGGACCGCGACCGTGAGGACTGGTGGCCCCGAGGTACCCCGGACACCGATCCCGTGGGTGCGCTCACCACCCTGCTCGGCCGGTGA
- a CDS encoding DoxX family protein, with protein MSEALNPTYVPSRRAHLTVRGLEIVLALFFGIASAAPKLVAHSSAVESFDTIGFGDWFMYLVGALELAGAVALLIPLLSGVAAIAFVGLMIGVFVTQLTAFDGENLLTPVILAVPLVFMAVVRRPRTAELVALVRRRTGAAQCTNV; from the coding sequence ATGTCAGAGGCCCTGAACCCGACCTATGTGCCCTCGCGCCGGGCGCACCTCACGGTGCGCGGGCTGGAGATCGTGCTGGCACTGTTCTTCGGGATCGCGAGCGCCGCCCCCAAGCTGGTCGCGCACTCCTCGGCGGTGGAGTCCTTCGACACCATCGGTTTCGGCGACTGGTTCATGTACCTGGTGGGGGCCCTGGAGCTGGCCGGCGCCGTCGCGCTGCTGATCCCGCTGCTGTCGGGGGTGGCCGCGATCGCCTTCGTCGGACTGATGATCGGCGTCTTCGTCACCCAGCTGACCGCCTTCGACGGCGAGAACCTGCTGACGCCGGTGATCCTGGCCGTCCCGCTGGTCTTCATGGCCGTGGTCCGCCGGCCCCGTACGGCGGAACTGGTCGCGCTGGTCCGCCGGCGGACGGGCGCGGCTCAGTGCACGAACGTGTAG
- a CDS encoding TetR/AcrR family transcriptional regulator, with protein MSDVDSAPKPSARERLLTAANRLFYEEGIQTVGIDRVIEQAGVAKASLYKTFGSKDELIRAYLELQHTSTVERIMGEMEAEATPRDRILSVFTTLGTVFGSPDFHGCAFMKAAAEALPGSAAQEANARYRAWVRGMFTDLARDAGVANPVSLARQLHMLFDGSGLGADVEHDPSLADEARAAAEVLVDAAIARS; from the coding sequence ATGAGCGATGTTGACTCGGCGCCGAAGCCGTCGGCGCGTGAACGACTGCTCACGGCGGCGAATCGGCTGTTCTACGAAGAGGGCATCCAAACGGTCGGGATCGACCGGGTGATCGAACAGGCCGGGGTGGCCAAGGCCAGCCTGTACAAGACGTTCGGGAGCAAGGACGAGCTGATCCGGGCCTACCTGGAGCTACAGCACACCTCCACCGTCGAGCGGATCATGGGTGAGATGGAGGCGGAAGCGACTCCTCGCGACCGTATCCTGAGCGTTTTCACCACGCTGGGAACGGTTTTCGGCAGTCCGGACTTTCATGGCTGCGCCTTCATGAAGGCCGCCGCGGAGGCGCTTCCCGGAAGTGCGGCCCAGGAGGCGAACGCCAGGTACCGGGCGTGGGTCCGGGGAATGTTCACCGATCTGGCCCGCGACGCCGGGGTCGCGAATCCGGTCTCCCTGGCCCGACAGTTGCACATGCTCTTCGACGGATCGGGGCTCGGCGCCGATGTCGAGCACGACCCGTCGCTGGCCGATGAGGCGAGGGCCGCGGCCGAGGTTCTGGTCGACGCGGCCATCGCTCGGTCGTAG
- a CDS encoding tetratricopeptide repeat protein: MPESPETHVIDYRAAEQLLAARDPRGAVKLLDSVIAAHPENTAARLLRARAFFAAAQLRPAELEFELVLEREPDNAYAHFALARTYQRSGRPDQATRHFRLAAALDPKPEYLKAARFDSDARDADSPDTD, encoded by the coding sequence GTGCCCGAGAGCCCGGAGACCCACGTCATCGACTATCGCGCGGCCGAGCAGCTGCTGGCGGCGCGGGATCCGCGCGGGGCCGTGAAGCTCCTCGACTCGGTGATCGCGGCCCACCCGGAGAACACCGCGGCTCGCCTGCTGCGCGCCCGCGCGTTTTTCGCGGCGGCCCAACTGCGCCCGGCCGAGCTGGAGTTCGAGCTGGTCCTGGAGCGCGAGCCGGACAACGCGTACGCGCACTTCGCCCTGGCCAGGACGTACCAGCGGTCGGGCCGTCCCGACCAGGCCACCCGGCACTTCCGGCTGGCGGCGGCGCTGGACCCGAAGCCGGAGTATCTGAAGGCGGCCCGGTTCGACAGCGACGCGCGGGACGCCGACTCCCCCGACACGGACTGA
- a CDS encoding DUF6343 family protein: protein MRTGSEPRTARSALRMRFWLSIWGVIWAVFGTVAFAVAGRMGWSLACGLLLLAVLTDLGVVLWRIRRRARGTDRDDRYGRPPGR from the coding sequence ATGCGCACCGGAAGTGAGCCGAGGACCGCGCGCAGTGCGCTGCGGATGCGGTTCTGGCTGAGCATATGGGGTGTGATCTGGGCCGTCTTCGGCACGGTGGCGTTCGCGGTCGCCGGGCGGATGGGCTGGTCGCTGGCGTGCGGCCTGCTGCTGCTGGCCGTCCTGACCGACCTGGGGGTGGTCCTCTGGCGCATCAGGCGCAGAGCGCGCGGAACGGACCGCGACGACCGGTACGGCCGGCCGCCGGGGCGCTGA
- a CDS encoding DEAD/DEAH box helicase has translation MERVTRTAVRPAARAPLPGAGAGVPSGTAAASGAGPLPSSSAALSSSVPPGLTRCAALFLPAGLPREGRVAFWAPEGELPAWPDEGVTPPRPGGETTVMRGRTRADTRGRTQGDEIAGRAERGEITVVRLGERGGVEARTVPALLMPVADAVPLLVRARRDRTAHPASACWGAAALHALQLAARGRLLPGLTASDHDAWRAGPLDADDIAQLRAIAAAMPPEAYAVPVAGMAPGPAPGPGADPGELSLPEPEALVRAFLDAVADALPRTPAAAFAAGKPFAARAAQHLPGARTWAAEAAAGMDAGVRVSLRLDLSAYDLFDTTGAGEEADTSADRAAASDRPPGDAFGRRGGRGGRGGDEESRITRRAGAALVQVHSLADPTLVLDAGRLWAGDGDASFGPRARVDAMLALRRAARVWTPLGRLLERDVPDALSLSEDELYDLLGPAAARLAAAGVAVHWPRELVRSLTASAVVRAAPGSATDGTPFFDSAELLTFNWQVALDGDPLTEREMDVLAESTRPIVRLRDQWVVIDPALVRKARKRELGLLEPVDALAIALTGTAEVDGETVEAVPTGALAVLRDRLVAGPAAVPQPPALDATLRDYQLRGLAWLDLMTSLGLGGCLADDMGLGKTITVIALHLHRARPTPTLVVCPASLLGNWQREITRFAPGVAVHRFHGAGRSLDEAGDGFVLTTYGTMRSSAGELAAHDWGMVVADEAQHVKNPFSSTAKALRTIPSPARIALTGTPVENNLSELWALLDWTTPGLLGPLKAFRSRHARIVENVENARSADIKDADNEQAVERLARLVRPFLLRRKKSDPGIVPELPPKTESDHPVALTREQASLYEAVVRETMGAIENAEGIARRGLVMKLLTALKQICNHPAQYLKEDTARLTGRSGKLALLDELLDTILAEDGSVLIFTQYVSMARLLSAHLTSRAIPSQLLHGGTPVAERERMVDRFQSGETPVFVLSLKAAGTGLNLTRAGHVVHFDRWWNPAVEEQATDRAYRIGQTQHVQVHRLIAEGTVEDRIAEMLQAKRALADAVLGSGEAALTELTDRELADLVSLRRQS, from the coding sequence ATGGAGCGCGTCACTCGGACCGCCGTACGACCGGCCGCCCGCGCACCCCTGCCGGGTGCCGGTGCTGGTGTCCCTTCTGGTACGGCTGCCGCATCCGGTGCGGGGCCCCTCCCGTCGTCGTCCGCCGCCCTGTCCTCCTCCGTACCCCCCGGTCTCACGCGCTGCGCGGCCCTTTTCCTGCCCGCCGGGCTGCCGCGCGAGGGACGAGTCGCCTTCTGGGCCCCGGAGGGGGAGCTGCCGGCCTGGCCGGACGAGGGCGTGACGCCGCCGCGCCCCGGCGGCGAGACCACGGTCATGCGGGGCCGGACCCGGGCTGACACGCGGGGGCGGACGCAGGGCGACGAGATCGCGGGCCGCGCGGAACGCGGCGAGATCACGGTCGTACGGCTCGGGGAGCGCGGCGGGGTCGAGGCCCGGACGGTCCCCGCCCTGCTGATGCCGGTCGCCGACGCCGTACCGCTGCTGGTCCGTGCCCGGCGGGACAGGACCGCCCATCCCGCCTCGGCGTGCTGGGGAGCCGCCGCGCTGCACGCGCTCCAGCTGGCCGCGCGCGGCAGGCTGCTGCCCGGTCTCACCGCTTCCGACCACGACGCCTGGCGGGCCGGCCCGCTCGACGCGGACGACATCGCGCAGCTCAGGGCGATCGCCGCCGCGATGCCGCCGGAGGCGTACGCCGTACCGGTCGCGGGGATGGCGCCGGGCCCGGCTCCAGGCCCGGGGGCGGACCCGGGGGAGCTGAGCCTGCCGGAGCCCGAGGCGCTGGTGCGGGCGTTCCTGGACGCCGTGGCGGACGCGCTGCCCCGTACGCCCGCGGCGGCGTTCGCGGCGGGCAAGCCCTTCGCCGCCCGGGCCGCGCAGCATCTGCCGGGCGCGAGGACGTGGGCCGCCGAGGCGGCGGCGGGCATGGACGCGGGTGTGCGGGTCTCGCTGCGGCTCGACCTGTCCGCGTACGACCTGTTCGACACGACCGGAGCGGGGGAGGAGGCGGACACCTCGGCGGACCGGGCCGCCGCCTCCGACCGCCCGCCGGGCGATGCTTTCGGCCGGCGCGGCGGGCGCGGGGGGCGCGGCGGCGACGAGGAGTCCCGGATCACCCGCCGGGCCGGCGCCGCCCTCGTCCAGGTCCACAGCCTGGCCGACCCCACCCTGGTCCTCGACGCCGGCCGCCTCTGGGCGGGCGACGGGGACGCCAGCTTCGGCCCCCGGGCCCGGGTCGACGCGATGCTCGCCCTGCGCCGGGCCGCGCGTGTCTGGACCCCGCTCGGGCGGCTGCTGGAGCGGGACGTCCCCGACGCGCTGTCGCTCTCCGAGGACGAGCTGTACGACCTGCTCGGCCCCGCCGCCGCCCGCCTCGCCGCGGCCGGGGTCGCCGTGCACTGGCCCCGGGAGCTGGTGCGCTCGCTCACCGCGTCGGCGGTGGTCCGCGCCGCGCCCGGGTCCGCCACGGACGGCACCCCGTTCTTCGACAGCGCGGAGCTGCTCACGTTCAACTGGCAGGTGGCGCTCGACGGCGATCCCCTCACCGAGAGGGAGATGGACGTGCTCGCCGAGTCCACGCGCCCGATCGTGCGGCTGCGCGACCAGTGGGTGGTGATCGACCCCGCGCTCGTGCGCAAGGCGCGCAAGCGGGAGCTGGGCCTCCTGGAGCCCGTCGACGCCCTGGCGATCGCCCTCACCGGCACGGCGGAGGTCGACGGTGAGACGGTGGAGGCCGTCCCGACGGGCGCCCTGGCCGTGCTGCGCGACCGGCTGGTCGCGGGCCCGGCGGCCGTGCCCCAGCCCCCGGCCCTCGACGCCACCCTGCGCGACTACCAACTGCGCGGCCTCGCCTGGCTGGACCTGATGACCTCGCTCGGTCTCGGCGGCTGCCTCGCCGACGACATGGGCCTCGGCAAGACGATCACCGTCATCGCCCTGCACCTGCACCGGGCCCGCCCCACCCCGACCCTGGTCGTCTGCCCGGCCTCACTCCTCGGCAACTGGCAGCGGGAGATCACCCGCTTCGCCCCCGGGGTGGCCGTGCACCGCTTCCACGGCGCGGGACGCTCCCTGGACGAGGCCGGGGACGGCTTCGTCCTCACCACCTACGGCACGATGCGCTCCAGCGCGGGCGAACTGGCCGCGCACGACTGGGGGATGGTCGTCGCCGACGAGGCCCAGCACGTCAAGAACCCCTTCTCCTCCACCGCCAAGGCGCTCCGTACGATCCCCTCGCCCGCCAGGATCGCGCTCACCGGCACCCCCGTGGAGAACAACCTCTCCGAACTGTGGGCCCTCCTCGACTGGACGACCCCCGGTCTGCTCGGCCCGCTCAAGGCCTTCCGCTCCCGGCACGCCCGCATCGTGGAGAACGTGGAGAACGCGCGCAGCGCCGACATCAAGGACGCCGACAACGAACAGGCCGTGGAGCGACTGGCCCGGCTGGTGCGGCCGTTCCTGCTGCGCAGGAAGAAGTCCGACCCGGGCATCGTCCCCGAGCTGCCGCCCAAGACGGAGAGCGACCACCCCGTAGCCCTCACCCGGGAGCAGGCCTCCCTCTACGAAGCCGTCGTCCGAGAGACGATGGGTGCCATCGAGAACGCCGAAGGCATCGCCCGCCGCGGCCTGGTCATGAAGCTGCTCACCGCGCTCAAGCAGATCTGCAACCACCCCGCGCAGTATCTGAAAGAGGACACGGCCCGGCTGACCGGCCGCTCCGGGAAGCTCGCCCTCCTGGACGAACTGCTCGACACGATCCTCGCGGAGGACGGCTCCGTCCTGATCTTCACCCAGTACGTGTCCATGGCCCGGCTGCTCTCCGCGCACCTCACCTCCCGCGCGATCCCCTCCCAACTGCTGCACGGCGGCACACCGGTGGCGGAGCGCGAGCGCATGGTGGACCGCTTCCAGTCGGGCGAGACACCGGTCTTCGTCCTCTCCCTCAAGGCCGCGGGCACCGGCCTCAACCTCACCCGCGCCGGCCATGTCGTCCACTTCGACCGCTGGTGGAACCCCGCCGTGGAGGAGCAGGCCACGGACCGCGCGTACCGCATCGGCCAGACCCAGCACGTGCAGGTCCACCGGCTGATCGCGGAGGGCACGGTCGAGGACCGGATCGCCGAGATGCTCCAGGCCAAGCGCGCCCTGGCCGACGCGGTCCTCGGCTCGGGCGAGGCGGCCCTGACCGAGCTGACCGACCGGGAGCTGGCCGATCTGGTGTCCCTGCGGCGGCAGTCATGA
- a CDS encoding carboxylesterase/lipase family protein, giving the protein MEPQCTTRQGQVRGRESVTTGVTSFLGIPYATAPRFGPPGAVEPWEGVRPAVAYGPTAPKAPYAPPLDALLPENVVPGEPGESCLNLNVWTPSPGPGARLPVMVWVHGGAFANGSGSTSAYDGTAFARDGVVCVTFNYRLGAEGFCHLDGVPDNRGLLDQIAALEWVRDNIASFGGDPDRVTVFGESAGAMSIGVLLGMERAKGLFRRAILQSGGAHHFLTPASARLITARLAAKLDIAPTAEALAGVPAARLLPAQAELRAEIVARPDRALWGEAAVNMMPFEPVRPRRILPGPGCGVDLLVGSNREEYRLFLVPSGRLELLTWARLRATARAYGLDPGPALALYGEGRAGATPGELYDALVTDWFYRIPAIRLAEAVPGSYVYEFAWRSPRFDGRLGACHSAELGFVFDRLRDPVYAPMLGEDAPQSVADAMHGAWVEFARTGDPGWLPYDRETRTTMVFGAEGAAVAGPVRDPGAATREIWEGLR; this is encoded by the coding sequence ATGGAACCGCAGTGCACGACCCGTCAGGGGCAGGTCCGAGGCCGTGAGTCCGTCACCACGGGGGTGACGTCGTTCCTCGGCATCCCGTACGCGACCGCGCCCCGGTTCGGTCCGCCCGGGGCCGTCGAGCCGTGGGAGGGCGTGCGCCCCGCCGTCGCGTACGGTCCGACCGCGCCGAAGGCGCCCTACGCACCGCCCCTCGACGCGCTCCTCCCGGAGAACGTCGTCCCGGGCGAACCGGGGGAGTCGTGCCTCAACCTGAACGTCTGGACCCCGTCACCCGGTCCTGGCGCCCGCCTCCCGGTCATGGTGTGGGTGCACGGCGGCGCGTTCGCCAACGGCTCGGGTTCCACCTCCGCGTACGACGGGACCGCGTTCGCGCGGGACGGCGTGGTGTGCGTGACCTTCAACTACCGGCTCGGGGCGGAAGGTTTCTGCCATCTGGACGGCGTGCCGGACAACCGCGGCCTCCTCGACCAGATCGCCGCACTGGAGTGGGTACGGGACAACATCGCTTCCTTTGGAGGCGACCCGGACCGGGTCACGGTCTTCGGGGAGTCGGCCGGGGCGATGAGCATCGGCGTGCTGCTCGGGATGGAGCGGGCCAAGGGCCTCTTCCGGCGGGCGATCCTCCAGAGCGGCGGCGCCCACCACTTCCTGACCCCGGCCTCCGCACGGCTCATCACCGCGCGCCTGGCGGCGAAACTGGACATCGCGCCCACCGCCGAGGCCCTCGCCGGGGTGCCCGCCGCCCGGCTGCTCCCCGCGCAGGCCGAGCTGCGCGCGGAGATCGTGGCCCGCCCCGACCGTGCCCTGTGGGGCGAGGCAGCCGTCAACATGATGCCGTTCGAGCCAGTACGGCCCCGGCGGATCCTGCCGGGGCCGGGCTGCGGGGTGGACCTGCTGGTCGGCAGCAACCGCGAGGAGTACCGGCTCTTCCTGGTGCCGTCAGGACGCCTGGAGCTGCTGACGTGGGCCAGGCTGCGCGCGACCGCACGCGCGTACGGCCTCGATCCGGGCCCGGCACTGGCCCTGTACGGGGAGGGGCGGGCCGGGGCGACTCCCGGCGAGCTGTACGACGCGCTGGTGACGGACTGGTTCTACCGGATCCCGGCGATCCGGCTCGCGGAGGCGGTCCCGGGCTCGTACGTGTACGAGTTCGCCTGGCGATCCCCGCGCTTCGACGGCCGGCTGGGCGCCTGCCACTCCGCGGAACTGGGCTTCGTGTTCGACCGGCTGCGCGACCCGGTGTACGCCCCGATGCTGGGCGAGGACGCGCCGCAGAGTGTTGCCGACGCGATGCACGGGGCGTGGGTGGAGTTCGCGAGGACGGGCGATCCGGGCTGGCTGCCGTACGACCGGGAGACCAGGACGACGATGGTGTTCGGGGCCGAGGGCGCGGCGGTGGCCGGGCCGGTCCGGGATCCGGGGGCGGCGACCAGGGAGATCTGGGAAGGGCTGCGCTGA
- a CDS encoding SDR family NAD(P)-dependent oxidoreductase → MRRASFPLRTDRLSIDRTDLLVYRCSQETDRSDYQDGKSIAMSNSTGKTALITGSTQGIGRDIAGTLAASGARVLITGRNVERGEKAVAEIRAAGGEADFLVADLRDAASAKTLAAEAVALAGEIDILVNNAGVYILGPTAGVTEADFDAMYNLNVKVPFFLVAELAPLMAERGHGVIINITTAFAEKGAVGPAAYGSSKAAVNLLTKSWAAEYGISGVRVNTVSLGAILTEGSTKAFGDAVHDFPNGSPADRVGTTAEVAAAVAFLASDEASYIYGANLAVDGGMVI, encoded by the coding sequence GTGCGCCGTGCATCTTTCCCCCTTCGGACGGACCGTCTCTCCATTGACCGAACAGACCTGTTGGTCTACCGTTGTTCTCAGGAGACCGACCGGTCTGACTATCAGGATGGAAAGAGTATTGCCATGAGCAATTCCACCGGCAAGACCGCCCTCATTACCGGATCGACCCAGGGCATCGGCCGAGACATCGCCGGCACCCTGGCCGCTTCCGGCGCCCGGGTCCTGATCACCGGCCGCAACGTGGAGCGCGGCGAGAAGGCCGTCGCCGAGATCCGGGCCGCGGGCGGCGAGGCCGACTTCCTCGTCGCTGACCTGCGCGATGCCGCCAGCGCCAAGACTCTCGCCGCCGAGGCGGTGGCCCTGGCCGGTGAGATCGACATCCTCGTCAACAACGCGGGCGTCTACATTCTCGGACCGACCGCCGGCGTCACGGAGGCCGACTTCGACGCGATGTACAACCTCAACGTCAAGGTTCCCTTTTTCCTGGTCGCGGAACTGGCTCCGTTGATGGCCGAGCGGGGGCACGGCGTCATCATCAACATCACCACGGCCTTCGCCGAGAAGGGCGCGGTGGGGCCGGCCGCCTACGGCTCCTCCAAGGCAGCGGTGAATCTGCTCACCAAGTCGTGGGCGGCCGAATACGGCATCAGCGGCGTCCGGGTCAACACCGTCAGCCTCGGCGCGATCCTTACCGAAGGCAGCACCAAGGCCTTCGGCGACGCCGTCCATGACTTCCCCAACGGGTCCCCGGCCGACCGCGTCGGCACGACTGCGGAAGTAGCCGCTGCCGTCGCCTTCCTCGCCTCCGACGAGGCCTCCTACATCTACGGCGCGAACCTCGCGGTTGACGGTGGAATGGTCATCTGA
- the coaE gene encoding dephospho-CoA kinase — MLRLGLTGGIGAGKSEVSRLLAGYGAVVIDSDRIAREVVEPGTPGLAAVVAEFGPGVTTADGALDRPGLGAIVFGDPDRLKALNAIVHPLVRTRSAELEAAAGADTIVVHDVPLLVENGMAPLYDVVVVVDASSATRLDRLVRTRGMTESEARKRMAAQATREERRAVADVVIDNDGPLEKLEPQVRRVWESLTERAAASGRRGRME; from the coding sequence ATGCTGAGACTGGGACTCACAGGCGGAATCGGCGCGGGCAAGAGCGAGGTCTCGCGGCTGCTGGCCGGTTACGGCGCCGTGGTCATCGACTCCGACCGGATCGCGCGTGAGGTCGTCGAGCCGGGCACTCCGGGGCTGGCCGCCGTCGTCGCCGAGTTCGGCCCCGGCGTGACCACCGCCGACGGGGCCCTGGACCGCCCGGGACTCGGCGCGATCGTCTTCGGCGACCCCGACCGCCTCAAGGCGCTGAACGCGATCGTCCACCCCCTCGTACGGACCCGCTCAGCGGAGCTGGAGGCGGCGGCGGGCGCCGACACGATCGTCGTCCACGACGTGCCGCTGCTCGTGGAGAACGGCATGGCGCCGCTGTACGACGTGGTGGTCGTCGTGGACGCGTCGTCCGCGACCCGGCTCGACCGGCTGGTACGGACCCGGGGCATGACCGAGTCCGAGGCGCGCAAGCGCATGGCGGCGCAGGCGACACGCGAGGAGCGCCGCGCCGTCGCGGACGTCGTCATCGACAACGACGGCCCGCTGGAGAAACTGGAACCGCAGGTCCGCAGGGTCTGGGAGAGCCTGACGGAGCGCGCGGCGGCGTCCGGCCGGCGCGGGAGAATGGAATAG